ACGTGGTCGTTAATGTAAATAGATCTTTGCCGGAAGGCAACCTGAGCACTGAAGCCGAATGTCGCCGAAAGGGTTCGAATGCCTGACATTGTTCTCCAGTTTATCTGCCATGAAGAAGATTCGCGTATGCGCGATTTACCCGTACCATCCGCGTTCCTTTTGTGGGAATGAAGTGTTTGTTCATGAttgggtgtgttgttgtttttttgttattgttgcttaTAGCTCCCGTaagttgttttgaaaatagaAACCAAATCATTGCCGGTGTCGTTTCGCTGATGGCGACATTGCTGCTGTTATGGTGGATGCGGCTCCCATCTGGTCTGGCCGTCACGTACACTGCCGCGCTGCCGAAACAATTTCAGACGTGCGCATCGCCGACAGTCTTCCGTTGAATCCATCCAATCCAATCCACCCATCGGACGGGTCCGCCAAATAAGGACCGTATCAATTATGACACCTGAAGAAGCACTCTGTCCACCGGCGCCGATCGGTATATGACAACGTTTCGTTTAGACTAGCCGATTGAATTCTTAAGTAGCTGCACCGTACGAAGCGCTAGAAATGTCCATATCGGTAGAATAAAATTAGCACCCCGAAGGGGGCAATGAAACTTACTGTGACTAATGGTGATCGATTAATCAACGGAGCGCACCAATCGGTTTGTGTTAAACAACCTACCCAAAGGATACAGGCGGATAGTGGAATTTCTTAATGGGGCACACATCTTGCAAATCTTTGCTGGGATGGTGCTTTTCTTTCACACCATCCAGGGTGAGTGATTTATGTGGACAGATGAGTGTGATTAATAAGCGACAAACCTTGCACGGGGGAAAAGAAGGACGCGTATTTAATTACAACTATCGAGCCGCTGAAGGCAAAATGTCTGTTCTTTTCACTAAGTGGCCGGTGGCTTATTAGCATAGCCCTAACACGGGAGATATGAGCATCGTCTGACCTAGTTCTTCGCACAAATAAATCACCCAGGGCCCGAGCTTTCCcgttgcattttccttttctccccGGCGATGGTTGGAAATTGGGTCAAGTTAATAAATATTGGATCGCAACCTCGCAGATTGCAGATTAAATAGATGCCGAAAGTGAAATCTTGATCGATCGGCCCGATCGGTACTACACAGCCGGCGTAAAATTGCACCCTGCGTTTAATGGGCCCGCTTTTACGCCGTAAAAGAGTGCCGGCGAGCGGTTTTGCTCTGTGATCTACTTCCCAGCGATGGGCAACGTCTGTTGGAAGATCACATAACAagctttgtttgattgtttaccAGCTTCAATGGCCGATCGCAGGAAATGACTAATTCCTTCGTTGTGCGCCGTGGTTTGTTTACGCCGTAAGGTTTCACCTTCTTCTGCCTCTACGCTTGAAGTTCCGTGGGCGTGTGCGTCGGGCAAAGGTTTGGTGCGTTGGGATCGCTTTGCTTTGTTGGAATTGTGTCACCAAACATCTGGCTGCTCTTTTGTGCTCAGGAGCGCCACGAAGTACTATCTCTCGTGCACAGTGCAGAAAGCGTTTTGACACGCACCTCATTCGTCAGGTTTTTGGAATAGCCGGTGGCTACATCGTCGATGCGTCAATGCCATATTTGTGCACATGATACGGCCAGATGAAATGTGAGTCGAATCGAATAGACACGGGGGCTGACGATACGACGTGGCGATTATAAACTCAGCATGCAACATAAAGTTTAATGTATCAGCTTACACAGCCGATCCATCGTTAGATTTCGATTCTTACTGCCCTTGAACTTCTGTACGGCTGGTTACCAACATTTCTCGTCCCGGGAATGGTCTCAGAACCGGACGGAAGGGTTAGtttgcagttttatttttctgtttcatcTTCCACTGCCATGTGCAGCTTAAAAGCTTCACGCAGATCTTCCTCTCCTGATTATTAGCGCCCACTTAAGCTGGCCGCCAAATATGGCCACAGTTTATCAACCGTCAATCGTGGCGGATGAGATgcaaaaacccaaccaaaaaaaagaaatcctcgGCCCGGGCGGGTGAGGTTGATGATTTATAGATGTAGCCGCTGGTTGATAAAAACCAAAAGCATGTCTTCATTAGTCCTCGTGGGATCGATTCACCATTAAACCGTACGCGTTGCGAGTGGTTTGCTTATCATGCCCGTCGACAGCTGCATCCCGTTCGATTGCGCAAGAAGGATCCGGGCCGGAGGCGCGCGTTTGAGCGCAGAAACAAAAGACTTGATTgaaaaagcgacgaacctcgctTGGTTGCTGCTTCGTTGCTTGTGCGTTCTTTCCCGAGCGTGGCGGCACACCATGGTGCAAAGTTCAAAATGTCAGCGTTGACCAGTTTAAGGAGGTTTTCTTCGTCCTCTGTACACTTTTGTTCGCTGCGAAACGGTTTTGTGCAAAAGTTTCGGCACACTTCAACCGGCATCCTTGAcgtttgaaccggcttttttgtggtttgtgaCGAATTTTCAACATGCCGACAAGGACTGGGTTGGCATTGTTGGACAAACAGGTTGTCTTGAGATTAGTGCTACAGTGCTTAGCTTAACTATACGGGCAacgaatttttcaaaatttacttaaaattGCTTCATAAAAACTTAACGTTTGGTTTCTGCCTATATTAAGGCTGCTTTACGAAGCCTTAAaccgaatatttttttttaggtctTCCAATAAAAGTTGTGATGTTTGTGCCGTTTGTCTCGTTTTTTCCTGTACGCATCTTTTTTCCACcgcaattttagcaagttggTGAGGCTCTTGTACTCATTAAAAAAGTATTTGTTCAAGACATACATACACCATTTCATTGGTATTTCAAAaaggaacataaaaaataataaacataatttttaaacactttaaaaataaattgaaataccAAGATGTGTCAAATTTCCAtctaaaatacttaaaaagCAATTAAGTAGAGTTAAATATACTTTTTataaactgcaaaaaaaattttttttgctaacgcttgtttaaataaaccactgatattttattttttagatttttaaacCCATTATTTAACGCTataaaggttttgttttctaggTGTCCCTATAGTTGTGTTGAGCACTGTAGTGCTGTTCAGTTTTTGGCACGTGTTAGTTGAAAGCCGTTTTTGCAAAACTGCATCTCAATCGCTCAAAAAATCCATCGATGGCGTATGGTTTATGTTTAGAATTatctaaattaattaatcacgTACCAGTTCTAATCTCCCACACTGTTCATGGTAAGCATTAGTGTTTAAGAGTCATCGACTCTCAAtagattaatgaatcctcagagcCGTAGCGCATCAGCTCTCTGAAGGTCCTAAGCGAAATTGTTGGAGATCATTAATCTTggaagattcattaatctcaGAAAgcgagattcagattcattcatgcaGGTCAAagatttatttagttttataaatttagcTCAGATGTACCCAACATCATCATAAggtcaaaaattaattttcgtttaccacacacacacactcaaccaAACCGGATCGTATGATGTGGACACGTTGCAAACTGCATTGCATCCACTTTCGATTATTATTCACACTCTCGAGCAgctattttctttcctttgtgCCGcgtatttttttggttttcgacGCCCGAATGATTCCTCGAATTATTGCTGCACTCGCGATCATTATCATACCGTGGCGAACGGCATGTAGCTTGTCTTGCGGTGTTACGTTTCTGGTTCCGCTCGGTCGGGCCGGCTTTAATTGAGCTTGAAAATGATCGATGCGATGTGCAGCCCGGTTTTGCTTCGTCCCGGTGCACTGCGAAGCTGACGTGAAATTGGAGCTTTCACGAGCAGACGGGATTCTAAACGTTTCTGCTGCCTGAGTGGAGTTCCGAGCAAAGGAGCCTTTTCGATTGGAAGGTACCGCCGTAACTTCCGTTTCGTGGCGTAAGCTCATGCTACTGTCGATGAAAGGTTGAAAAGGGGAAGCTTTCTTAGAAATGGAAccctttttttaaagcaacactggcgccattttttgttgcctctTTATGAGCGTATTAAGTTACACGCTGCATTAAAATCAGTGTCCCGTGCTGTCAACTGACAATATACAGGTTTTCATGATTGATCCATGCTGTGCTTACCTACCCAAAACTCgatattctctctctctctctctctctctctctctctctctctcctactctctctctctctttcgcttccCATTTTAACGAACAGCGCAACAAcggaaatgtaaatttttgacTCACCTTCAACGAGCGATGAAACATGATGAACGACGACCATTGACAAGATGATCGACCTTCATTGTTGCCTAACCCTGCCTGAGAACGTCCCGCCTGTACGATGGATCGGCTTGTCGGAAACGTCGATTCGACCGAAAGCTCCACCGCCTAAACGCGCCGACAAAATGTTAAATCCCGATTTAGAAGCCCACCCGGGCTAATATTTCGGCTGTGACAATCAATCAAcgggtttgcgttttttttgggatcGCGCACGCTCGTGATTAGCCATATTTAGCAGCTTGCTGCTTCGCGATCTCCAATGCCGCATGCTACGTCTTCAGCTGTAGTTTTGCGCCGGTACGATTGTCGATCATGTCGCGACCGTATGAGTAGCACTTTACATTACTCACTTGCACACTCCAAATCGTAGTCTTCGGTTATGGTTGGGATTGCCAACGGATCAGCAAGTTCAAGATGACTCAGACGGCGAATCGTTCGTTTGGAGGGTGACTTTCGTTCGAAAACGGTTTTACCTCTGCTTTGGAAGTAAGCTTTGAAGATTGGATTGGCCAGATTCGAGATGGTGACGCGACACCGATTGGTCCTTGAGTTAATCTTGagagaaatttttttttctgtcaagGCTTTCACTTACATTCTCGATAGCGGTGTCTAATTGGAATTACCTTGagaaatgaattaaatcatCGTTAAATGTTGGCTGCTGAAAGGTTGCACTGTGATCTTATACCGACAAAAAAGTGACAAATCGCGCGATGTATGCGTGTTCCGCTTTAGTTTTCAAAAGGTCGACCAAAACTGTCCTCGAACCAGTATTAGTATCATGCTCGTTTGGCAACTTCATTATCAATTAACACCTTTTTGCGCGGTTTTTTATATGCAAATTTGCCAACCACATCTGAAACCTGAAACCTGAGAAcgggtgtttgtgttttaatgttgCAAACTTTCCCAAATATCAACATGGCCAGATATGCCCGTCTCATGTTTAGTAGACTTTGCGGGGCAAAGCGTTAGAATTAGTTCGAATTGCTCAGAAAAATGTAATAGTACAAATTAATTCTTTCAGAGGGCGCTGCAATATCCCACGAGGGTCTAATTTTAAGAGTTGACCCTCGCGATTCACAAAAGTTTAACGTATAATGGGAACTATCAATACATTAAAGTTACTCAATTATCAATTATCTTTTTATTACCATCTTGATCTTAACAGctaaataattgaatattattttacaaaaaaaatctttatttaattttatgcgTCACAATCACCGGCAAGAAGTATTACGCCTATTGCGTTTGCTTATATCCAGTGTCCTCGCATTTGGAGATATCCTTCACCAGATCGTACGCATCAGCAATCAACTTATACTTACTGAAAGCGGCACATGATTTGAGCCGCTGAAGGCTAGCCTTTGTCTCGTACGGGATTATCTGCAGTATAAGGTCGAACTTCTCCTCCATCAACCGGAACAGGGTGTCAAGAAATACCCCGAGCTGGAAGTACGAGATCAAAACCAAGCGTTAGAAGGATGTTTTAATATATCACGCAGCACATCGGTTGTCACTTGCCGTATCAACGCAAGGATCACATGCAGTTGGACACGGTAGAATGTTGGCGCACGTGTTAAGATTGTCGTAGAGTTCGGCCACATTGAACATCACCATATTGACGATGTGCGAGATGAGTCGGTTCACCGAGTAAAGACGGTTCAGCTCCAGCGCGTAGCATTCGCCAATGTCGTAGAAATTGTGCACGGCTAAATCGATCACCCTTTGGGAGTATTTTTTGAAGCAGTAGGAAGCATACGGTCCGCTTGCAATAAGCACCTGGACGACACTTTGCAACGCGGGACAGATACGATCACCGTACACCGTTACTAAATCATCATCGAACGTTTTGGACTGATCGATGTAATCCGCAACCGCTATGTCTAGCAGTGACGTTTTCTCCTCGATCGAAGCAGGCGACAGCGCAAAGTCAAACGTTTCCATCGCGTTAGTCAATTCGTACTGATAGTTGGAAGAGGCTTGCACCTTCGGCAATATATCGGCGATCAGCGTTTTTTGGTCACTGTAAGTTATCCCGAGCGTTGATACCACACCGTTCGTGTCCTGCTTCAGCTGGCGTAGGTTGCCGTTAAAGTTCACCACCTCCTGATGCGCATGCAGTAGAGCCGCTTCAATGTCACTTTTTGCGGTAGTGATGTACGTATCGGATCTATCCAGCTGGGCTAGCGGTTCGTGGATGGAGTATATCAGTGGCGAGATGGCACCGGGTATGCGAACGATCGTGTCGAGCAGTGTGTTGATCAACCGGGGTGTAACAA
This Anopheles marshallii chromosome 3, idAnoMarsDA_429_01, whole genome shotgun sequence DNA region includes the following protein-coding sequences:
- the LOC128715222 gene encoding uncharacterized protein LOC128715222, producing MATIIALVFAFLCVLQHVAGRPDFGLNGNIVGSSIAIDSSGSTSFIIGTLSDYKIKLGSQYKVLYNMQDAYYAIGEKFTTAGIAMTDKLSLLADDDSGIVGPPFDSTTAAIANLQNVLSTGFTQEFLTLRPRDKSFITDRLADSFNYISQTLTTLDEILRKVQMAALKTQLQAGGDGKSVPKEFARGIVTPRLINTLLDTIVRIPGAISPLIYSIHEPLAQLDRSDTYITTAKSDIEAALLHAHQEVVNFNGNLRQLKQDTNGVVSTLGITYSDQKTLIADILPKVQASSNYQYELTNAMETFDFALSPASIEEKTSLLDIAVADYIDQSKTFDDDLVTVYGDRICPALQSVVQVLIASGPYASYCFKKYSQRVIDLAVHNFYDIGECYALELNRLYSVNRLISHIVNMVMFNVAELYDNLNTCANILPCPTACDPCVDTLGVFLDTLFRLMEEKFDLILQIIPYETKASLQRLKSCAAFSKYKLIADAYDLVKDISKCEDTGYKQTQ